CCAAGCTTGAGCAGGCGGGTGTAGCCGCCTTTGCGCTCGGCATAGCGCGGGGCGATCTCTTCAAAAATCTTGCGAACGATCTTGTCGCCGTCGAGGCGGCCTTTGAGTAATTGGCGGGCGTTGGCCTGCTTCACTTTGCCGGCCTTCACCGCCGCCTCGTCGCCTTCCACCGCGCCGGCCTTGAGGCCGCGCTTGGCGACGGTGATCATCTTCTCGGCTTCGCCGCGAATGGCTTTGGCTTTGGCCTCGGTGGTCGTAATCTTGCCCAGGTCAAAAAGCTGGCTGAGCAGAATGCGGCGCAGGGCAATGCGTTCGTCGCTGGGCCGGCTCAGAATGCGCCCATGTACTCGGTGTTTCATGCTTGCTTCTCCATTGTTTCAGTCGCCGCGCCCTCTTTGTCTTTGAGGTAACCCTTCTCGCGCAGTTTATCGTACAACTCGTTCAGCGACTTCTCGCCAAAGTTGCGGATGGCCAGCATCGCTTCCGGGCCGCGGTTGAGGTGGTCGAGCACTTCGCCGACGGTGGTGATGCCGGTGCGCTTGAGTGAGTTGAACACGCGCACCGAGAGGTCGAGTTGCTCGATAGGCGTCTCGTAAATCTCGCTGGGGATGGTCGGCAGGTTCACTTCCTGGGCAATCGGGGTGAGCGACTCTTCGCTGATGCCGGCCACGTAGCGCAGGTGGTTCACCAGAATTTTGGCGCTCTCGCTCAAGGCCGCTTCGGGCCGCATCGCGCCGTCGGTCCAAATTTCCAGCACCAGCTTGTCGTAGTTGGTGTTCTGGCCGACACGAGCGCGCTGAACGTCGAAGTTCACCCGTTTGATCGGGCTGTAGATCGAGTCCACCGGCATTTCGCCAATCGGCAAGCGTCCTCGTTCCTCGGCGGGCGAGTAGCCTCGCCCCCGCCCAACCGTCATTTCAATTTCCAGTTTGGCCTTGTCGTTGTCCACCGTGAACAGGTACAGATCGGGGTTGACGATCTCCACCTCGGCCGGGCAAACGATGTCGGCGGCGGTGACGGTGCCCTCGCCGCGCACATCGAGGCGCAGGCGGGCCGTTTCACCTTCGTGCAGGATCAAGCGCAATTGCTTCACTTGCAGAATCACCTGCATCGTATCTTCTTTGACGCCGGGGATGTCCGAAAATTCGTGCAGAACATCGCTGATACGGACGGAAGTCACCGCCGCGCCATTGAGCGACGACAGCAAGACGCGCCGCAGGGCGTTGCCCAGCGTGATGCCGTAACCGGATTCCAGCGGGCTGATGATGAACCGCCCGTAGTTCCGCGACATCGCGTCACGCTCAATTTTGGGGATGACCATGTTGTTATTGGAAGTCAAATCTCAGCCCTCCTCGCCTGCAAACCATTTGGCGTACCGCTTGCAAGGCGAAGTAGAGGCAGACCCGCTGTCTACCATTGGCAGACGATGTGGCCCGCCAGTGACCTAGCGCGAGTAGTATTCCACAATCAACTGCTCGTTGAGGTTGGTGTCAATCTCCTGCCGGCTGGGTGCCTGCAGAACCTTGCCCGAAAGTTTCGCCGGGTCACGGCTCAACCAGCCCGGCGCGTTCCGCGACTCGCTCACATCGGATAATGATTTAAAGTAGGTGCGGCTGCGAGAGCCGTCCCGCACTTCCACCACGTCGCCCGGCTGGAGGACCATGGACGGCACATCCGTCCGGCGGCCATTCACGTTGAAGTGGCCGTGCGTCACCAGGTTGCGGGCGTGGGCGCGATTCTCGGCAAAGCCCAGACGATAGACCACGTTGTCCAGACGGCACTCCAGCAGTTGGAGAATCACTTGGCCGGTGAGGCCGGTGCTGCGGATGGCGCGGTCGTAATAGCGCCGGAACTGCGCCTCCAGCACCCCGTAAATCCGACGCGCCTTCTGCTTCTCACGCAACTGGTTAGCAAAGTCCGAGGTGCGGCTCCGCTTCAATTGGCCTTCCTTGCCATGCTGGCCGGGCGCAAACGGGCGGCGCTCGATGGCGCACTTGGGCGACAAGCAACGCGCGCCCTTCAAGAATAATTTTTCGCCTTCGCGGCGACAAAGTCTGCAAACAGGACCGAGATACTTAGCCATTGTTTCCTTCCAAATTTCAGTAGGGGCGATTCACGAATCGCTCCTACACGCGGCGTCGCTTGGGCGGGCGGCAACCATTATGCGGAACCGGAGTCAGGTCGGCAATCAAGCGCACCTTGATCCCCATTCCCTGAATCGCACGGATAGCCGCCTCGCGGCCCGGGCCGGGGCCTTTGATATACACTTCAATCTCTTGCATGCCCATGTCCATTGCCGCCTTCACCGCCTGCTGGGAGGCCATTCGGGCCGCGTAGGGCGTGCTCTTGCGACTGCCCTTGAACCCGGCTGTCCCGGCGCTACCCCAAGCCACCGCATTCCCCTGCTGATCGGTAATGGTGATGATGGTGTTATTGAACGTGGCATGCACGTGCGCCTGCCCATAAGCAACGTTCTTCTTGACTTTCTTGATGACGCGACGAGCGCCCTTAACAGTACGAGCCATGTCTCTCCCTTATTGTTACAAAAGACAACGCAACGCCCGCCGGGGAAGCCGCCTCTGGCCGTGCAGCCGCCCGGTGGAAGGAACCGGAACACAGCCAGACCAGCAACCGCCCGCAGGCCGTTGAACGAACACTACTTCTTCTTCGCGCCGCGCCGCCGACCGCGCCCGGCCACCGTCTTCTTGGTGCCCTTGCGTGTGCGCGAATTGGTGCGCGTGCGCTGGCCGCGCACCGGCAAATTGCGGCGGTGGCGCAAGCCGCGATAACTGCCGATCTCGATCAGCCGCTTGATATTGAGCTGAACCTCGCGGCGCAGATCGCCCTCGACGGTGAAGTGCGCGCCAATGTAGTCGCGCAGAGCCGTCACTTCGGCCTCGGTCAGGTCCTTGACGCGCGTGTCCGGATTGACGTTGGTGGCCCCCAGAATGTCGTGGGCCGTCTTCGGGCCAATCCCGTATAAATATCTCAGAGAAATTTCCACTCGCTTGTCGCGGGGAAGATCCACACCTTCAATACGCATGTCGTCTTTCCTTTGTTTCCTGCTTTTCCTTCATTTCCTGAGAGAAAAGATGGAGGGCAGGAAATGAACTATCCCTGCCGCTGTTTGTGCTTCGGGTTTTCGCAAATCACAAGCACCTTGCCCGCCCGGCGAACAATCTTGCATTTGGGGCAACGCTTGCGAACGGATGGCTTAACTTTCATGTTCTTTACTCCTACGTAGACACTGGGTGTCTCTAACTCTCGGAAGCGCCGATTATACCAGTCTCTCTACAATTTTGTGAGAATTTCCGGCTCACCGTCGGTGATCGCTATCGTATGTTCAAAGTGGGCGGTCAGCTTGCCGTCCTTCGCCGCCACCGTCCACTGGTCGGGCAACACTTTTGTCTTGTAATTTCCGGCGAGCACCATTGGCTCTACTGCAATCGTCATGCCGGGCCGGAGCTTTGCGCCCTTGCCGGCTTTGCCCACATTGGGCACTTGCGGGTCTTCGTGCAGTTCCCGCCCCACCCCATGGCTGGTGTACTCGCGCACCACATTCAGATTGTGGGCTTCGACATACTTCTGCAACGCCGCCGACATGTCGCCGGTGCGGTTGCCCGCTCGCGCCGCCGCAATGGACTCGTACAACGCCTTCTCGGTCACTTCCAGCAAGTACCGGGCCTCATCGCTGATCCGGCCCACCGGGAACGTCCAGGCGCTGTCCCCGATCCAGCCCTCGTAAATCGCGCCGCAGTCAATCTTGATAATGTCGCCCTCTTTCAAAACCCGCTTGCCCGGA
This Chloroflexota bacterium DNA region includes the following protein-coding sequences:
- the rplQ gene encoding 50S ribosomal protein L17, encoding MKHRVHGRILSRPSDERIALRRILLSQLFDLGKITTTEAKAKAIRGEAEKMITVAKRGLKAGAVEGDEAAVKAGKVKQANARQLLKGRLDGDKIVRKIFEEIAPRYAERKGGYTRLLKLGPRNGDAAPMVILELVEE
- a CDS encoding DNA-directed RNA polymerase subunit alpha yields the protein MVIPKIERDAMSRNYGRFIISPLESGYGITLGNALRRVLLSSLNGAAVTSVRISDVLHEFSDIPGVKEDTMQVILQVKQLRLILHEGETARLRLDVRGEGTVTAADIVCPAEVEIVNPDLYLFTVDNDKAKLEIEMTVGRGRGYSPAEERGRLPIGEMPVDSIYSPIKRVNFDVQRARVGQNTNYDKLVLEIWTDGAMRPEAALSESAKILVNHLRYVAGISEESLTPIAQEVNLPTIPSEIYETPIEQLDLSVRVFNSLKRTGITTVGEVLDHLNRGPEAMLAIRNFGEKSLNELYDKLREKGYLKDKEGAATETMEKQA
- the rpsD gene encoding 30S ribosomal protein S4; the encoded protein is MAKYLGPVCRLCRREGEKLFLKGARCLSPKCAIERRPFAPGQHGKEGQLKRSRTSDFANQLREKQKARRIYGVLEAQFRRYYDRAIRSTGLTGQVILQLLECRLDNVVYRLGFAENRAHARNLVTHGHFNVNGRRTDVPSMVLQPGDVVEVRDGSRSRTYFKSLSDVSESRNAPGWLSRDPAKLSGKVLQAPSRQEIDTNLNEQLIVEYYSR
- the rpsK gene encoding 30S ribosomal protein S11 — protein: MARTVKGARRVIKKVKKNVAYGQAHVHATFNNTIITITDQQGNAVAWGSAGTAGFKGSRKSTPYAARMASQQAVKAAMDMGMQEIEVYIKGPGPGREAAIRAIQGMGIKVRLIADLTPVPHNGCRPPKRRRV
- the rpsM gene encoding 30S ribosomal protein S13 — its product is MRIEGVDLPRDKRVEISLRYLYGIGPKTAHDILGATNVNPDTRVKDLTEAEVTALRDYIGAHFTVEGDLRREVQLNIKRLIEIGSYRGLRHRRNLPVRGQRTRTNSRTRKGTKKTVAGRGRRRGAKKK
- the rpmJ gene encoding 50S ribosomal protein L36; amino-acid sequence: MKVKPSVRKRCPKCKIVRRAGKVLVICENPKHKQRQG
- the map gene encoding type I methionyl aminopeptidase, with translation MIVLKTRSELEMMREAGRIVARILLELKERIRPGVTTGELDKVAARVLKQNGATSPFYNYPNHDPRLKSFPGHVCTSVNEELVHGIPGKRVLKEGDIIKIDCGAIYEGWIGDSAWTFPVGRISDEARYLLEVTEKALYESIAAARAGNRTGDMSAALQKYVEAHNLNVVREYTSHGVGRELHEDPQVPNVGKAGKGAKLRPGMTIAVEPMVLAGNYKTKVLPDQWTVAAKDGKLTAHFEHTIAITDGEPEILTKL